The region TCGAGATGGTACTTCTATTGACACAGCCGATGATTATTATGGTGGTTTAGATGTTCACTATTCAAGTGGTGTATTTAATCGATTATATTATCTCATAGCTAATCTTCCAGGCTTTGATGCTCGTAAAGCTTTCGATGTGATGGTTAAAGCGAACATGGATTATTGGACACCTTACACAACTTTTGCTGAAGGCGGATGCGGTGTATTAAGCGCGGCTCAAGATCTTGGTATTGAGTTAGAAGGGGTTAAAAAATCATTAAAGAAAGTAGGCATTGATGCTAATTCTTGTGATTAATCTCTAAATACTTCTATAAAAATTATCCAAGTGTTGTGCTACAACACTTGGATTTTCCATATGTAAATGATGTCCGCCTCTTACTTTCATAATCTTTAAATTTTTAACGGCTGCAATTCGCTGTTGAATATCATTTTCATTAAATAATGATCCTTGCTCAGTAAGTATTAAGCATGTTGGCGATGTAATGCCTGAGAGACAAGAAATAACTTGTGCTTCTGTAAGACGTAAAGGACTTGGGTAAACTAAGCGACGATCATGATGCCAGTAAAATTTACCATTGCTTTCACTTAATCCACGTGAGCATAAAAGTCGTACCAGTTCAAGGGAGAGAAACCCACGTGCAGCTCTTGCTTGAGCTGCTAGCTCTAGAGAAGAATATAATTTAGGTTTTGAATGTTTTTTCTCAATGCCTTTAAATAGATAAGATGATAATTGTTCAAGACAAGTATCTTCAGGGCGAGAAAGGGGGCCAAGTCCTTCAATTAAAGCGACAGTAGAAATACGTGTTGGAGCAATACCTGCTAATATACTCGCTAAACAAGCGCCTAGCGAGTGACCCAGTAGGTTAATTTTTTTAATATGAAGCGCATCAATAATATTAATTAAGGTAAAAACGCCATCAATAAAATGGTAATAACCCCCTTCATATAAATGAGAGGATAATCCATGGCCTGGTAAGTCAATGGCAATAACGTAAAAATCTTTAGCAAGATAGGGCGCCAGAAGTTCAAAAGAATTAGCGTTATCTAACCAGCCATGAATAGCTAGCAGCGGCGGTAAATCATTCCTTCCCCAGGTTCTAGCTGCAATAGTAAAGCCTGGTATAGTTAATTTGAGCTCATCCATAATATTATCGATTTTATCTAAGATAATTAATTTTGTAACAAATACGATGTTTTTACCAATTAAAATAATTCACTTAAGTTATGGTGATAACAAGTGAATGGACTTCCAGCTTATAACCTTTAGTGAGTCAATAATATTACTTCTTCCTTAAATCGCTATTTGACTAAATAATTTAAATAGATCTTTCTAGAAGACCTTATTTTTATCAGCATAGACTTTCATTTAAAAATAGCCCGATCCAGAGTATTGATCATTTTATGTTAATTCAGTAAAATAAATTATCAATAGGTATAATTATTGAGTTATGATATGAAGATTAAGTATCATTTAAATGATTGCCCATCTATTAGTATTCAACTTAATTGGAATGAGCCAGTTTTTTATTATCCGGCGTGCCCCATCGTTTCTCAAACAATAATAGGCTATTTCAAAGTAAATAATGAGTATGAGCTAGGCAAGCTTTACTGGGAAGGCGCTCTTGAGCTTCCCTTTATCCAGCAACCGGTTCAGTATCCTCTTTGTATAGAAGTGAAACAGCCAGTGGCAGCTTACTATCCTACCGTTAAGAATTATGATGAAATCTCGCCGCTTTTAAACAGAGGGTTTTTTAAACCTATTTCTGCTGAACAACGTATTGCTTTACGTGAGCATAATATTAACAATTATAAAAAGTCAGCTAAGGTCTTAGGATATGGGCCTGATGTAAATTGTAGAGCACTAGAATTAATGGCTGATGAGATAGAAGAAATGACAGCAAAAGGAATTGCTTTTCAAAGTGAGAGTTAAGCCAGACTTAACTCTCACTATACAACCATTAAGTAATCTGACTTTGTCGCGCTCGACAAAGTTGTTTGTCAACAGGGACTTCAAGGATTTTTTTATCTTGAATCCAATAAACAAAATTTACATGAAAGTCCTTGCAAAATAAATCTTTAATTTGTTCATCATTACAAGCATTCTGCTCAATAATAGCTTTATTATCCTCTTTTATTTTTACTGCTTGATCAACATTAATATCTTTAATTTGATAGGTAAATGTTACAGTATCATCTTTTAAATGAATATCATTTAGTTGAGTCCTACTATCAACCATAATGGGTAAGCCATCGTTCAAACTTAGTTCGTCTTTGGAGGCCTGAATGAGTCCGCTAAATACCATTGCACTAGCAAGACATATAAGTTTCTTAAACCAGGATTGCTTCATAGCTTTCTCCTTATATTACATCACGATCTGTATTTAAATTTGACTCATTTTTATTGGCAATTATTTTAAGATAACATAATTTAAAATTTATCTCAAATTTTGTGACAAATTATAACTTTTATTTTGTGACGAAATTAGGAATCCTATATTTATAGACGTCATTCTAATAAACTAAACTATTAAATTAATACTTACTACTTTAAAAAGAAATTTTTAATGTTATGCTTATTAAATCTGTTTATTGAAGGTTATTAATGATGAAGCAACCGCGACAAAGTGTGTCGCTGGTAACTTATAATATTCATAAAGGTTTCGGCGTTGGCAAATTAAGATTTTTGCTGCCTGAAATGCGCTATGCTTTATCTAATTTAAATCCTGATTTTGTATTTTTGCAGGAAGTTCAAGGTTTCCATCAGCGGCGTGCTCAAAGAATTCAAACTTGGCCTGATTTACCACAATTTGAGTATATTGCTGAGAAAGATTGGCCACATTATCTTTATGCTAAGAATGCTATTTATCAATCTGGACACCATGGCAATGCTATATTAAGCAAATATCCTTTTGTAAGCTTTGAAAATATTAACTTATCAAGACAAAATCGTGCTTCTAGGAGCATATTACATGGACAAATTAAATTAGATAATAACCAAATTCTACATTTATTATGTGTACATTTAGGGTTATTTAAAGCAGAACGGGCATCCCAGTGTCGGGCTTTAGTTAATCGGATTATAGAAGTAATTCCTGATAATGAGCCTCTTTTAATGGCCGGTGATTTTAATGACTGGCAGATGCATCTATCTAAACCTCTAGCAGATGCTTTAGGTATTCAAGAAGCGTTTAAAGTTCTAGAAGGGCAACATGCGCGTTCTTTTCCAGCCTTAAAACCAACCCTATGTATTGATAGAATCTATTTTCGCGGTTTACAGGTAGAAAAAGCACAGTGTTTTAGCAATAAGCCTTGGCGAACTTTATCAGATCATTTACCTTTATTTGCCAAGTTTACTATTGCTTAATAAAGTTACTTAATTTAACAAGGTAACGTCTCTAAATTTTTTTGTATACAATCTAGCTTTAATTTTTGCATGAAACTTTAATCTTATGTCGTTCTGTGCCCTCTCCGATGCAAGGAGCTTGAGTAGGATAATGCCTTTCGATAGGGGGCAGAGTGACGTAAGTTTAAAGAGCTGGGTAAGAATTGAGCTTAAATTTTATACAAAAAACTTTAGGATCGTTGCCTAGCAATTTGAGAGGAACACTATCAAGCTATAACTTTAAAAGCAATAGCTTGATAGGTCATTGATTATATTATTCTTTTTCCATGCTAGGCTCATAATCACCGAAACATGCTAAGCTATTTAAACGAGCTCTTTTAAGTAAAGCAGCTTGGGCGGCTTCAATGTTTTCCGGATTTCCCTGCCAAATTTTTAGACAATCTTCTTGTAAGGCTCGACCATAGGAAAAACTTAAGTTCCAAGGTTGATAACCAATTTGGTTAATCGCATTTAGATTAGCTGTCGCTTGTTCAGAAGTTTGGCCACCTGACAAGAAATTGATACTAGGTACTGCAGCTGGCACCATATTACGAAAAACACCAATTGTATAGTCAGCTATATCTTCGGGTGAACTGAAAGGTTGCACTTCTTTACCACTAGTCACCATGCTTGGTTTAAGGATAATATTTTCTAATTCAACCTGATGTATAAATAAGGATTTAAAGACTTCATGAAGTACCATTTCAGCCACTTCTGCGCATAAATCAATGTTATGGTTACCATCAATTAAAACTTCCGGCTCTACAATGGGCACAATACCTACAGATTGGCAACAAGCTGCATATCGAGCTAGGTTCTCAGCGCCCGCTCGCATGGCAGTTAAGCTTGGAGTTGATTGGGTAATTGAATAGACATTTCGCCATTTAGCAAAACGTGCACCTAATTTTTTAAAATGAACTAAGCGCTCTTCAAGACCATCTAGCCCTTGGGTAACTTTTTCACCTTCAGTATTAGCTAAATTAATTAGTCCTTTATCAACTTTTATACCTGGTACGATACCCTTCTGAGTAAATAATTCAGCAATTGATGTACCATTATCATCGCGGTGTTGAAAGGTTTCTTCAAATAAAATGACACCGCTAATATATTGTTCTAATTCTGGAGCTGTAGCTAAAAGAAGGCGGTAATTGCGGCGATTATCGTCACTATTTTCTACATTAATACTAGCAAAGCGTTTGCCAATGGTACTATTACTTTCATCTGCTGCAAGTATTCCTTTTCCGTCTTGAGTTAATTGCTCTATGGTATTTGCTAATTCTTCATAATACATGTTAATTTACACTCCTTATTTAGGCTGTAGAAACAGTTGCTACTACCTCGTAGTAGCAGAAATATATTTTTCGCGAATGATTTGTTGCATTGCAAAACCACGATTTTTTAATTCTTCAAAGCACTCATCAATCATACCTGGATTGCCACATAAATAAACTACATCTTCAACAGGGTTTAATGCTATTTCGGGAAAAGCGTGTTGAATATAGCCCCTAAACTGATGCGATTGTAGATTTATATCATTAGCGCGGCTTAATTGTACTCTAAAAGAGACTTGGTTTGGATAAGCTTTCGCCAAATCTAGGAACTCTGACTCATAAAGTGCATCTTCTGGTCGTTGAACACCTAACATAATTAGTACGTTTAGCTCATGATGCTGCTTAAGCCGATTATCAAGTTCTTTAAGCATTGCGCGATAAGGTGTTACACCTGTGCTCGTTGCTGCTAAAATATAGCGCTTGGGTAATTCATCTTTCAAAATTAAGCGTCCAAAAGGTCCGTTAATATTAATTACGTCCCCTGGCGCTAAATTAAATAATAAATCGGTTCCAGGCCCTCCCTCAACATACCCTGCGGCAAATTCAATATAATTATCTTGGCTAGGTATGTTAGCTATACTATAACTACGTTTAAGTAATTTGCCATCTCGCTCAAAATGAATAGTAATAAATTGCCCCGGAATATAAGTAAAAGGTGGGGTTTTATCTGCCTTAAAAATAAAATGTTTTACATTGGGCGAGAGCATGAAAGCTTCTATTAAGGTAATAGGAAATAAATTTGCTTGCATATTTTTACTACTAAATGAAAAAGTTATCTAATATAGGCTAAATGGCTCGCATTGCAAGTGATAATAGAGAATTTAAGGTATAATTAAGCTATGAGTGGAAATATTGATTTAATTGCAATGCTCGGTAACTTAAGCCGATCCCTTTTTCCAGTCCAATCTGTGATTGTTGGCATTGCTTATATGCTTGGTATTCTCTTTTTTATTACAGCGTTGCAAAAACTGCGAAAAATTGGAGATGAGCGGGCAAATTCCTCATCACAAGAAAGTATTTTTGTGCCTATGGCTTATATTTTATTAGGGGCAGCGTTACTTTTTTTACCTTCTGCTTTAGAAGCACTCTCTAATACGACCTTTGGTGTTGGTAATGTTTTATCTTATACTGATTACAATAAAAATAGTGTATTTGGCTCGATTGGATTGATAATTCGTATAGCTGGTTTGATTTGGTTTGTTCGCGGTGCTGTACTTCTAACCCATGCCAGTCATCCAGGCTCACAAGGTCAGGACGGACTAAAAGGATTTATGTTTTTATTTGCCGGTATTTTAGCTGTTAATTTTGATAATACAGTAAGTGTAATAGCAACTATTTTCAGTAAAATCGCTGCATTTACTTTAAATTCTACTCGTGCTTGATTAATTTTCACAGATCTTAAGATTGTTCTTTTTTGCAAATTCCATAATAGATTGATAAACATCGGGGCTCGTTTCTTTTAATTTAGGGTCTAATAAGACGCATTTATAACCTTGGGTATTAATACTAGGCTGCAGGAGAGGCGAATAATAAAGACGATTATTTTTAAAGACAGCCATGTTCCCACTCATACGCTCAGCCCAATCACTTGGGCGAAAAGTCTTACCTTGCTCCGTAACACCTTCAATCACAATTTTTTTCTTTTCAACATCAGAATTCGTCATAGCTGCAGCACAAACAACACAGTATGCCTATTATAGCATCATATTGGTAAGTAATAATTAAGTTAGAATAACTAAAAATGAATATAAGTTAGATATAAAGGCAACAAAAGTTCTTTTTCGCTTTTAGCAGGCATTATTTATTATAATATAAAGCTTTTAAGTGAATTTAGCTTAAAATAGGCTTGGGTGGCGCCAAAGCAAAATTCACTAGTGATATAAGGATTCTAATAGAAAGTTGCTTATAAAAATGCATCAATCATAGCAGTCAATAGGTTGGTTGTGTTAGGATGTCTGGTTGATTTTAAGTGATATTGCTTGCTTTAAGTGCTTTTTTGCTTAGAAAGTAAATTTCAAGCAAGTTAAATATTATATAATAATTTTAAGTATATTTTATTAGGTAGGCTTAGGTTATGAATTCAAGAGAAAATTCATCTGGTGTTTATTTATTACCTAATCTTTTTACTACAGCAAGTTTATTTGCAGCTTTTTACGCAATTGTTGCATCATTTAAAAGCCAATATGAAGCAGCAATTATTGCAATTTTCATTGGTATGATTGCTGATAGTTTAGATGGTCGTATAGCCCGTTTAACAAATACTCAATCGGCCTTTGGCGCCCAGTATGATAGTCTTTCAGACATGGTAACGTTTGGTGTTGCGCCAGCTTTATTATTATATAGCTCGACTTTACAGCAGTTAGGTAAGATTGGGTGGTTAGTTGCCTTTATTTATACAGCAACAGTTGCATTACGGCTTGCACGTTTTAATACTAAGGTAGGCACGGTTGATAAACGTTATTTTCAAGGGCTTGCTTGTCCTGCAGCAGCAGCTTTAGTTTCTTCTTTTGTTTGGCTTTGTCATCAGCATCAAAATCATCATATTATAATATCCTTAATAACAGCAATGCTAACGATTATTGCATCGGCGCTTATGGTAAGTAATATTCGTTATCACAGCTTTAAAGAAGTAGATTTTAAGGGGCATGTTCCCTTTTTATATTTATTATTAATGATTATCTTATTTGTAGCTATCGCTGCTAATCCTTCTTTAATTTTATTTACAGGATTTGTTATCTATGCTTTATCCGGGCCTATACAATTATTAATAAAATTAAAAAGAATTCACAGCCAGAAAAAATCCTCTAACGAGTAAAAATTAGAAATTTAAAAGGCGCTAAAGCTTTAGCTTAAACTTTTTTATTCCGGTTCATCAAAACGATTATTAATAAGCTCAACTAGCGCTTTTTCCATATCTTTTTCATCTGGGCCATTAATTTTAATAATTAGTTCAGAACCTTGTGTAGCAGCAAGCATCATAACGCCCATAATACTTTTGCCATCTACTTTTTGAGATTGCTTAATCACTTCAATTTGGCTTTGAAATTTGGCTGCCGTAGAAACAAATTTGGCTGAGGCGCGTGCATGAAGTCCTAGTTTGTTAATAATTCGAACATTTGTTTCAATCATAAAAATCAACTTATAATTATTAATTAACGTAAGCTCAATATGAAAGATAGATTTATTTTTATACTGAACCAGCCTTTATAATAGACCTTGTTTACTCTACCATCTAGAGGGCTTTATTTTCTTAGATGTTAAACTTACGAAATTAAACAGTTAAGAAGCTTGTGTCTCTAGTGTACCGTTTACTACAAGAGCGTATAATGATTCCGCATTATTTGCTTTTCGGCAAGCATTTCTGAAGCTTGGATCACTAAATTGTTTAATAATTGCAGCAAGAATTGTTAAATGATGCTCTTCTTGATTAGGTGGGACAATAAGAGATACAACTAAATCGGCAGGTTGTTTATCTTCTGCGCCAAAATCGACCGGGTTTACTAACTTAATAAGGCAAGCTTTTGGTTGATTTATTGCTGGAATCCGTATGTGTGGGATAATAATTCCATGACCAATTGCTGTGCTTCCTAAAAGTTCTCGTTGCCAAAAGGCATCAAATAACTCATTAAAGTTAAGCTCAGGCATTGTTGTTGTAAATAGCTCACTAATTTTATGAAAAACAGCTGTCTTACTTTGAGAAGTTAAGTCTATATAAACGTTCTGAGGAGTAATAAAATAACCAAGGTTCATAAAATTGTTTCGGCTAAAAAGAAAGATTTTAGCGTGGGTTAGATTGTTCTGACAAGCCTAGATAAGTTAATTAAGCGTTTATCTGCGCCCATCCTTGGCACAGAATTGCAGACTAGATTTTAATGTGTACGTAATTTTTCTTTATGCTTTATAAGCTGTTGATCTAATTTTTCTACTAAGTTATTAATAGCAACATACATATCATCGTGTTCAGCCCGGGCATGAAATGTAGCTTTGGCAACATGGATAGTTGCTTCAGCAATTTGTGCTAATTTCTCAATATTAAAAACGACATTAATAGCAGTAATATTATCAAAATGATGAGTTAATTTACTAAGTTTTTCCTCAGTATAAGATTTTAATGCTGACGTCATTTCCATTTGATGGCCTGTGAAGGTTATTTGCATAATTTTTTCTCCTCTTAAAACTTATTAACTACGGATTATTTTACGTTCATTAGATGGAGCAATACACATTGCTTCACGATATTTTGCCACGGTTCGTCGGGCAACTTTAATTCCTTGCTCACTAATTAACTGTGCAATTTTACTATCACTAAGAGGCTTTTGGCGATTTTCTGAAGCGATTATTTTCTTAATTACAGCACGTATAGCGGTAGAAGAGCATTCTCCTCCATTAACTGTTGCCACATGGCTTGAGAAAAAGTATTTTAATTCAAAGACTCCACGCGGTGTATGCATAAATTTCTTTGTTGTTACTCGTGAAATAGTAGATTCATGCATATCTAGAGCTACAGCAATATCATTGAGTATAAGCGGTTTCATAGCTTCTTCGCCATGCTCTAAGAATTCAAGCTGCCTATCGACAATACAACGAGCTACTTTAAGTAATGTCTCCTGACGACTTTGAATACTTTTTAAAAACCATCGTGCTTCTTGAAGATTATTTTTTAAAAACTGATTATCAGCACTAGTATTAGCACGTTGAATCATAGATGCATACTGATTATTAATTGTCAAACGGGGGAGGGTTGTCTGATTTAAGAAAACCTGCCAAGTTCCATCTATTTTTTTTACAATGACATCTGGAATGATATATTCCACATTATTTTGTTGGATTAAACTACCTGGTTTAGGATGTAATTGATGAATAATTTGTAAAACGCGATTAATAATATCTTCATTAACATGATAATTCTTTATTAGTTGCCGATAATTATGCTGTCCTAATAGCTCTAAGTCATTTTTAACAATGGCCTTAGTTAACTCAATATCTTTATCATATTCAGGTAATTGACTAAGCTGTGCTAAGAGCGATTCAGCAAGGTTGAGAGTGGCGCACCCTACTGGATCAAATAATTGTAACCGATGTCGAACAGCTTCAATTTCTTCAATATCCAGAGGGTAGGTATCACTATTTAAACTTGTATGTAGCTCGCTGACTGATTGAGTTAAAAATCCATCATCGTCTATTGCATCAATAATAGCTGTCGCAATAACGCGATCGATATCCGTCATTGGTGTTAATTCTAATTGCCAACGTAAATGTTCTTGTAAATTAGTCGTTGTACAGTATAAATTTTCATAATTAAAATCTGTATCTTCAAAATTACTGCGTTTATTAAGATTATAAAGTTGTGACCATTGAAAATCATTATCTTCTACATTTCGTGAGGAGTTATCGCTAATATCTTCCTTTTCTTCGTTAGGTAAAACTTCAAGCAAAGGATTTGATTCAACAGCTTGTTGTATTTCTTGTTGTAAATCGATAGTAGATAATTGGAGCAAGCGTATAGCTTGCTGAAGCTGAGGAGTAAGCGTCAGTTGTTGACCAATACTAAGTTGCAACGAGGGTTTCATCCACAATCCTCTTAAGATCATTGCTTATTATTAAGTTTAACTGATTCACTAAGATTATCCAGTAGCTTATACGACAAACAACAGTATTAAAAGAAGTAAGGCATTGATTTTATTTATAAGTTAGTCAACTTGAAAGCTTAATTAGCTGTTTCAACTAAAGGGTTAAGGAAATATTTGTCCGACGTGTGTATGTTTCGTATGATTTATCGAAATTTTTAAAAATTTATTCAACTCAATTTTATATATTGCTTTAGAGATTTTAGTGGTGAAGAAGGATTGCTTGAAAGATAGGGTAAAATTAATGGCGATATTATAATTATAATGTCGCCATTAATTCTAAAAAAATATGAATAAAATAGGCAAGAACAGCTTATTTTACTTTTTTCTCTTTAAATACTACATGCTTACGCACGACTGGATCGTACTTTTTAAATTCCATTTTATCAGGACAATTTCTTGGATTCTTAGTTGTAGTTACATAATAACCTGTACCTGCGGTAGATTCCATTTTAACTTTAATAGTGACAGCTGCCATGATTAATCCTCGTAATTAGACTTTTTCGCCTTTTTCTCTTAAATTATCGATAACGGCTTTAATACCAAGCTTATCGATAATACGCATACCTTTCATACTTACTTTTAAAGTGACAAAGCGATTCTCTTCTTCAACCCAAAAGCGATGTTGTTGAATATTAGGTAAAAAACGTCTTTTAGTTTTATTATTGGCGTGTGATACATTATGACCAGTCATGGGCCGCTTGCCAGTAACTTGACATACTCTTGACATGCTGTTACTCCAAATTTTCTCTAGATAAAACCATAACTGAAAAATCACAACCATGGGTATGGGTGTTGACTCAGTGTTAGGCAAAGAGCGCTTTTATAACAAAAAAAGAAGAATTTTGCAATCAATAAGCGACTTTTTTGCCTTAGATTAGTTAAAAAAGCTTACATCCGTTAAGAGATAACGAATAATTCCTTAATTATAGATTATCAGCGTATAATTGCTGCCTTTTGTGGAGATTATGATTCAGATGCACCGAACTGTTAAGAGTTTTGTATTAAGAGCAGGTCGTATGAGTAAGCGTCAACAGCTTGCTTTAGATAAGTGGCTATCTCATTATATTTTACCTGTAGATGGTGTTGCTTGGGATTTTCAAGCTATTTTTGGCCGCAATACTGAAATTATTGTTGAAATTGGGTTTGGAATGGGTGCTTCGCTTATTGCTATGGCAGAGCAAAATCCTACTAAAAATTTTATTGGTATTGAAGTGCACCGAGCTGGTGTTGGAAGTTTAGTAGCAGACTTACATGAAAAAGAAATTAATAATGTTCGTGTTGCGATGTGCGATGCTGTAGCTATTTTTAATCAGCAAATTGCAGCTGAATCTTTAGATGGCGTGCAAATCTTTTTTCCTGATCCATGGCCTAAAAAAAGACATCATAAGCGGCGCTTAATCCAACCAGATTTTGTTAAATTAATCACCAATCACCTAAAGCCTGGGGGATTTTTACACTGTGCAACTGACTGGCAAGATTATGCAGAGTCTATGCAGGTCATTTTATCTGCTGAGCCCACCTTAAAAAATAGTCAGATTAATAATAGTTTTGCACCACGGCCTAGTTCAAGACCCATTACGAAATTTGAATTAAGGGGTAATCGCTTAGGGCATGGCGTTTGGGATTTAATTTATTTGAAAAAGTAAAATTGAAACTTACATTATAGGGTTTTTGATGCCTATAACTTAAATATTTAGATAAACCTTATTTTTAGTTTGCATAACTTTTAATTTATATTATGGGTGATAAATTTTTTTGCTGTAGGATAAAAGGGATTGTCTCTCTAATTTAAGACTTGAGGTAAAACTATGGATATGTTTAATGAGTTGGCGCAGCATCTAGAAAATATTGATGATTTCAAGGAATTCATTAATCATCAGTTAGAATTAGATATGGAGTTTTTGTCTCGTGCTTATTGGTTTAACGGGCAACAAGTTTCTATAGTAAATTATCTAATTCAGCAACATGATAAAGAAAATAAAAATTTAATAGAATTTATTCGAGTTATTTTAGATAAAAAAATAGATATTTATTTACATCAGCCATTTCATCTATTATTAAAACTTGGCAAGGTAGATTTATTACCAGATTTTTTAGCTCGTTTACCCTCATTTATTCTGGATAATGGTTTAAATAGGCAAGTAAGAAATGACTTGGGCTTTAATATAACTTATAAGCAAGTACTAAGTTCTTATGATGTAAATGGACAAACAATTTTATCCTACGCAATTAATTTAGGTGATGTTGACACGTTTTCTACAATTATGAAACTTAAATTAGATATTAATCAAGCAAGTGAAATTAAACTACAAGGGGGGGTGACGGGATTCTTACAACCACTTCAGCAGGCAATAGCCGCCAATTTTCCTGAGGCAGTAAGTAAGCTTTTAGATGCTGGCGCTTGCGCAGATAATCTTAGTTTAGATGTTAAAGACACGGCATTATTATTAGCGGCACATTCAGGTGCAATAGATGTATTAAAAATGTTACTCAATCATCCAAAAACAAGTTCACTTTGCCAAAAAGAACTTAATTATAGAAATAATGACGGCTATACAGCAATTGACTTATTATGCTTACGCTTACAAGAAAATATTGCTCCAAAACAAGCACTACAGGGTATTGCTATTTTACTGTGTCATGGTGCAACAACGCCATCTACAGAAGCGTTTAGAAATTTATTAAATAAACATCGCGTTGATTTAGTGAAAGCAGTAAAGAGCTATACAATAGAAGACAATCACTCAAGTCTTCCGTTTTTACGTGCTAGTCATGATAAAAATAACGCTCTTCATAATATTATTTATACTAATAAAACTTGGTCATACTCAGTAAAGAAATTTTTCGGTATTTCAGATCGCTTAGCATTTAAATGTGAAAAATTGGCGCTTGCTGATAGTAATAAGCCGGAGCTTGATCACGATGAAAAATTATTTGCCTTCTTTGTAAAAAGATACAAGGAAAGTATTAAGCGCGCTACTATCTATTCACCTTGGAGTGAAATGCTATGGCATATTACCACTGGGCAGGTTAATTCGTGGGAAGGTGTTTGTCAGTATGCAAATGAACATCCTAAAACTCGTACAGCACGTATTGTGGCTGAAATGACTAAGAAGCAACCAGAAGTCTATGTTAGTTTAATGGAAGAAGATTCGTTAATAGAGCAGTCATTAGGAAGCAAACTTTAATAATTTACTGGCAGCTGATTTAACAGTTGCCATTAATTGGAGTTCTTGCATAATTTGTGAATTTTGCTTTAGTGCTAAGCGTAAACGTTTCTAGGAGCTGAGGTTACATGGCATAGAAGCATTTTAGAAACGTTTACAACGCAGCAATAAAGTATAGGACTTACGAAAAATACCAAGATCGAAGCAAAAAACATTTTTAATGAAGTTTAGATAGCCTAAATGACCGAATTAAAATAGACTTCTTTCGAAACTGCAATTGTCGGCCAATCTCAAAAGAAAAAGGCACTTCAAAGCTTGTCCCCATGTAGATGGGATGCTCATGTATTTTATATACTCTATGCTTTTTCAGCCCCTTTTCATTTGACCTTGTCTCGCCACTAACAGTTTCAAAAGAAGTCTAATGTTTTTTAACGAAGAGATTGGTTTTTTCGTAAGTTCTAAATAAA is a window of Legionella busanensis DNA encoding:
- the rpmB gene encoding 50S ribosomal protein L28, translating into MSRVCQVTGKRPMTGHNVSHANNKTKRRFLPNIQQHRFWVEEENRFVTLKVSMKGMRIIDKLGIKAVIDNLREKGEKV
- the trmB gene encoding tRNA (guanosine(46)-N7)-methyltransferase TrmB; translation: MHRTVKSFVLRAGRMSKRQQLALDKWLSHYILPVDGVAWDFQAIFGRNTEIIVEIGFGMGASLIAMAEQNPTKNFIGIEVHRAGVGSLVADLHEKEINNVRVAMCDAVAIFNQQIAAESLDGVQIFFPDPWPKKRHHKRRLIQPDFVKLITNHLKPGGFLHCATDWQDYAESMQVILSAEPTLKNSQINNSFAPRPSSRPITKFELRGNRLGHGVWDLIYLKK
- the rpmG gene encoding 50S ribosomal protein L33 is translated as MAAVTIKVKMESTAGTGYYVTTTKNPRNCPDKMEFKKYDPVVRKHVVFKEKKVK
- a CDS encoding PTS sugar transporter subunit IIA yields the protein MNLGYFITPQNVYIDLTSQSKTAVFHKISELFTTTMPELNFNELFDAFWQRELLGSTAIGHGIIIPHIRIPAINQPKACLIKLVNPVDFGAEDKQPADLVVSLIVPPNQEEHHLTILAAIIKQFSDPSFRNACRKANNAESLYALVVNGTLETQAS
- a CDS encoding ankyrin repeat domain-containing protein, with product MDMFNELAQHLENIDDFKEFINHQLELDMEFLSRAYWFNGQQVSIVNYLIQQHDKENKNLIEFIRVILDKKIDIYLHQPFHLLLKLGKVDLLPDFLARLPSFILDNGLNRQVRNDLGFNITYKQVLSSYDVNGQTILSYAINLGDVDTFSTIMKLKLDINQASEIKLQGGVTGFLQPLQQAIAANFPEAVSKLLDAGACADNLSLDVKDTALLLAAHSGAIDVLKMLLNHPKTSSLCQKELNYRNNDGYTAIDLLCLRLQENIAPKQALQGIAILLCHGATTPSTEAFRNLLNKHRVDLVKAVKSYTIEDNHSSLPFLRASHDKNNALHNIIYTNKTWSYSVKKFFGISDRLAFKCEKLALADSNKPELDHDEKLFAFFVKRYKESIKRATIYSPWSEMLWHITTGQVNSWEGVCQYANEHPKTRTARIVAEMTKKQPEVYVSLMEEDSLIEQSLGSKL
- a CDS encoding RNA polymerase factor sigma-54, producing the protein MKPSLQLSIGQQLTLTPQLQQAIRLLQLSTIDLQQEIQQAVESNPLLEVLPNEEKEDISDNSSRNVEDNDFQWSQLYNLNKRSNFEDTDFNYENLYCTTTNLQEHLRWQLELTPMTDIDRVIATAIIDAIDDDGFLTQSVSELHTSLNSDTYPLDIEEIEAVRHRLQLFDPVGCATLNLAESLLAQLSQLPEYDKDIELTKAIVKNDLELLGQHNYRQLIKNYHVNEDIINRVLQIIHQLHPKPGSLIQQNNVEYIIPDVIVKKIDGTWQVFLNQTTLPRLTINNQYASMIQRANTSADNQFLKNNLQEARWFLKSIQSRQETLLKVARCIVDRQLEFLEHGEEAMKPLILNDIAVALDMHESTISRVTTKKFMHTPRGVFELKYFFSSHVATVNGGECSSTAIRAVIKKIIASENRQKPLSDSKIAQLISEQGIKVARRTVAKYREAMCIAPSNERKIIRS
- the hpf gene encoding ribosome hibernation-promoting factor, HPF/YfiA family, translated to MQITFTGHQMEMTSALKSYTEEKLSKLTHHFDNITAINVVFNIEKLAQIAEATIHVAKATFHARAEHDDMYVAINNLVEKLDQQLIKHKEKLRTH
- a CDS encoding HPr family phosphocarrier protein, whose translation is MIETNVRIINKLGLHARASAKFVSTAAKFQSQIEVIKQSQKVDGKSIMGVMMLAATQGSELIIKINGPDEKDMEKALVELINNRFDEPE